From the genome of Segatella hominis, one region includes:
- a CDS encoding SusE domain-containing protein, translating into MKNKYIIGALLVGIISLFASCSDDNDSNPTLIQPKEFALNTPAYANATTTIDLEHSTELGLTWSQPKYTADNAPINATYEVQVSPTNSFTVSTDEAAADESGEKVPDYAVLSNTTQKCNISASAEEMDKALVKILKWTEGNVPAEQEMYVRVNAYILEGTSRLNPIASNSVKLNVKPYYIELKDAVPTMWYLVGNMFGAKWAGNKSIGEDALPMFLKPNFSYDKKTGAGEIEYTNYFLTGDYNDKAECDGAGFKILPSDFNWDYSMNAILNNEISAKKGTIENRNGGGDGGHIVAAEAGYYTITINTADNTAKMVKYEGNVTNYGTIQISGSFNDWADTPMLPYNTEGVENHAWYYVMDVPAGETAQFKFKIEGSWDTSWGYGAEDGAINMYGKCDAGGKNIGLAEGKYVISFNDITGSFSIVKL; encoded by the coding sequence ATGAAGAATAAATATATAATTGGTGCTCTGCTTGTCGGCATCATCAGCTTATTCGCATCATGTTCGGATGACAACGACTCTAACCCTACGCTGATTCAGCCTAAAGAGTTTGCGTTGAACACTCCTGCATATGCCAATGCGACTACGACTATTGATTTGGAGCATTCCACAGAACTTGGTCTTACATGGTCACAGCCTAAGTACACAGCAGACAATGCCCCTATCAACGCAACTTACGAGGTGCAGGTATCTCCAACCAACAGCTTCACAGTTTCTACTGATGAAGCTGCTGCAGACGAGAGTGGCGAAAAGGTGCCAGATTACGCTGTTCTTAGCAACACCACACAGAAATGTAATATTTCTGCCTCTGCAGAAGAAATGGACAAGGCATTGGTAAAGATACTTAAATGGACTGAAGGTAATGTTCCTGCCGAGCAGGAGATGTACGTTCGTGTTAACGCTTACATCCTTGAGGGCACAAGCCGTCTGAACCCTATCGCTTCAAACTCAGTAAAGCTCAACGTAAAGCCTTACTACATTGAGTTGAAGGATGCTGTTCCAACAATGTGGTATCTTGTAGGTAACATGTTCGGCGCTAAGTGGGCTGGCAACAAGAGCATTGGAGAAGACGCACTTCCTATGTTCCTTAAGCCAAACTTCTCTTACGACAAGAAGACTGGTGCTGGTGAGATTGAATACACCAACTACTTCCTTACCGGCGATTACAACGACAAGGCCGAGTGCGACGGAGCTGGTTTCAAGATTCTGCCTTCAGACTTCAACTGGGATTACAGTATGAACGCCATACTCAATAACGAAATCAGCGCTAAAAAAGGCACAATAGAAAATCGTAATGGCGGTGGTGACGGTGGTCATATCGTTGCTGCTGAAGCCGGTTACTACACCATTACAATCAACACTGCTGACAATACAGCCAAGATGGTGAAGTACGAGGGTAATGTAACCAACTATGGTACTATCCAGATTAGTGGTTCATTCAATGATTGGGCTGACACTCCAATGCTTCCTTACAACACTGAGGGCGTTGAGAACCACGCTTGGTACTATGTAATGGATGTTCCTGCCGGCGAGACTGCACAGTTCAAGTTTAAGATTGAAGGTTCTTGGGATACAAGCTGGGGCTATGGTGCAGAAGATGGCGCTATCAACATGTACGGAAAGTGTGATGCAGGTGGCAAGAACATCGGCTTGGCAGAAGGCAAGTATGTCATCTCATTCAACGACATCACTGGTTCGTTCAGCATCGTTAAATTGTAA
- a CDS encoding RagB/SusD family nutrient uptake outer membrane protein, whose product MKLNKFNIIAPAVALLLSASLSSCMDDLNKGNIDPTVDANPNITGLYSKCYAGLIMEGNDGNADFTIDDAGKSTLLRNLFNFNEVPTDEAVCWWSDGGIADVAYNKFDPGNATLKNLYYRLMSNISYENHFLSLDAAKAEPTKYAEVRVIRAYSYFLMLDFFGDPTFIDKISAETPRQAHTYNSKFEEGKSYTRAELLQLGREFLFNWVKDELLAAEPDLLEAKPETDSDPDYGRIDKGTCWLLLSRLYLNAGTYLNNDGQNNQYWDKALEYAEKVINSDYKLFDDSKMSAEAKANGYKPYDLLFMGDNGSNGASCEALLPLMQDGDKTQGWGGSMFFVAALWDATMQTVTDKDAATTANTWSGMRVRPQFVEKFFTNPKVVVNKSASEIRAMNVDDRAILWGKGNSDGDRTLEIGANDKFVKGIATPKWNNNYSNGGTPHDSYNVDIDFFLFRVAEAYLNAAEAEMHLNGESSAKAKKYIDALRNRAHAAVRASYTLNDVLDERARELYCEGLRRTDLIRFNQFGGSQATYNWELKGGSANGTTFAKTYNVYPLPSSEVLSNKNLTQIDGYNEVQN is encoded by the coding sequence ATGAAACTCAATAAATTCAACATAATTGCCCCAGCAGTAGCTCTTCTGCTTTCAGCAAGCTTGAGCTCTTGCATGGATGACTTGAACAAGGGAAACATTGACCCTACTGTTGATGCCAATCCTAATATTACGGGCTTATACAGCAAGTGCTATGCTGGTCTTATCATGGAGGGTAATGACGGTAATGCCGATTTCACTATCGACGACGCAGGTAAGTCAACCCTTCTACGCAACCTGTTCAACTTCAACGAGGTACCTACCGACGAAGCTGTCTGCTGGTGGTCAGATGGCGGTATCGCAGATGTTGCCTACAATAAGTTCGATCCGGGTAATGCCACTCTGAAGAACCTCTACTATCGTCTGATGTCGAACATCTCTTACGAGAACCACTTCTTAAGTCTTGACGCTGCCAAGGCAGAGCCAACCAAGTATGCAGAGGTACGTGTCATTCGTGCCTACAGCTATTTCTTGATGCTCGACTTCTTCGGTGATCCAACATTCATTGATAAGATTTCGGCAGAGACACCACGACAGGCTCATACTTACAATTCAAAGTTTGAGGAAGGCAAGTCTTACACTCGTGCAGAGCTTCTTCAGTTGGGCCGTGAGTTCCTGTTCAACTGGGTAAAGGACGAATTGCTCGCTGCAGAGCCAGACCTGTTGGAGGCAAAGCCTGAGACTGACAGCGACCCAGACTATGGCCGTATTGATAAAGGCACATGCTGGCTGCTCTTAAGCCGTCTGTACCTCAATGCAGGTACATACCTTAACAACGATGGCCAGAACAATCAATATTGGGATAAGGCTCTCGAATATGCCGAGAAGGTTATCAATTCAGACTATAAGCTCTTCGATGACAGCAAGATGTCTGCAGAGGCAAAGGCTAATGGCTACAAGCCATACGACCTGCTCTTCATGGGCGACAATGGTTCAAATGGTGCAAGCTGCGAGGCTCTTCTTCCTTTGATGCAAGATGGTGACAAGACTCAGGGATGGGGTGGCTCGATGTTCTTTGTTGCAGCTCTTTGGGATGCTACGATGCAGACTGTTACAGATAAGGATGCTGCCACTACTGCCAACACATGGTCAGGTATGCGTGTTCGTCCACAATTCGTAGAGAAGTTCTTTACCAATCCAAAAGTTGTTGTAAACAAGTCAGCTTCCGAAATCCGTGCTATGAACGTTGATGACCGTGCTATCCTTTGGGGTAAAGGCAACAGTGACGGCGATCGTACTTTGGAGATTGGTGCTAACGATAAGTTCGTCAAGGGTATTGCAACACCAAAATGGAATAACAACTATTCTAATGGTGGTACTCCTCACGACAGCTATAACGTAGATATAGACTTCTTCCTCTTCCGTGTAGCTGAGGCTTACCTCAATGCAGCTGAGGCTGAGATGCACCTCAATGGTGAAAGCTCGGCTAAGGCAAAGAAGTATATCGATGCTCTTCGCAATCGTGCCCACGCTGCCGTACGTGCTTCTTATACTCTTAACGACGTGCTCGATGAGCGTGCACGTGAGTTATATTGCGAAGGTCTTCGCCGTACCGATTTGATTCGTTTCAATCAGTTTGGTGGCAGTCAGGCTACATACAATTGGGAACTTAAGGGTGGTAGCGCTAATGGTACAACCTTCGCCAAGACCTATAATGTATATCCTCTCCCATCATCAGAGGTTCTTTCTAACAAGAACTTGACACAGATTGACGGATATAACGAGGTTCAAAACTAA
- a CDS encoding alpha-amylase family glycosyl hydrolase has translation MKKIYLTLVALLATVNMFAQGWPANYSGVMLQGFYWDSFSESKWTKLEAQAPELGQYFNLVWIPQSAYCGNKSMGYDDLYWFSNYESSFGSESELRSLIKTFKNNGIGTIADVVINHRKNVSTWFDFPAETYKGVTYEMKSTDICANDDGGKTKKEADKQGVKLSSNNDTGDDWGGMRDLDHSSQNVQTIVKAYLDMLLNDFGYAGFRYDMVKGYSGKYTGIYNDATKPNYSVGEYWDGKVSVVKNWLNATKVNEQITSAAFDFPIRYVVRDAIKANWSTVKTDGLANDPAYKQYAITFVENHDTEYRSSSEQQDPIRKDTLAANAYILASCGTPCVFYKHWIDCKQDIKAMINARQLAGITNTSNTTFNAFRGEGYNGIRTVGDKATLIAIVGPNAKKYPAPNTYAELLNGYHYRYFMPKKANVAWVDLASGDYEGVMKAKLVAVSNEDNAQLVYTTDGTEPTASSKKAKSGEEIEIPFGETTLKVGLLMNGAVSGILTRTYKVEKPAAFEPYDITVYANADKVGWKNGFNFWAWCEKPNENLTVSKTWPGDKITQGKEIEGKKWYYQTYKIKSKDYKVSFVFSTGTGTPQTVDFTDINKDTYLEVLNEKNNEGHYKIKDVTADMPTTGITDAPVIDKETSTNNAWYTLSGMKMTKKPSQAGIYIHQGKKVIIK, from the coding sequence ATGAAGAAAATCTACTTAACACTCGTTGCCCTCCTGGCAACCGTCAATATGTTCGCACAGGGTTGGCCTGCCAACTATAGCGGCGTGATGCTGCAGGGATTCTACTGGGATTCCTTCAGCGAATCCAAATGGACCAAGCTCGAAGCGCAGGCTCCAGAACTGGGACAGTACTTCAACCTCGTATGGATTCCACAGAGCGCCTACTGCGGAAATAAATCAATGGGTTACGATGACCTCTACTGGTTTTCCAACTACGAAAGTTCTTTCGGAAGTGAAAGCGAACTCCGCTCTCTCATCAAGACCTTCAAGAATAACGGCATCGGAACCATCGCCGACGTGGTAATCAACCATCGCAAGAACGTATCCACCTGGTTTGACTTCCCTGCAGAAACCTACAAGGGCGTAACTTACGAGATGAAATCTACCGATATCTGTGCCAACGATGATGGCGGCAAGACCAAGAAAGAGGCAGATAAGCAGGGCGTAAAGCTCAGCAGCAATAATGACACAGGCGATGACTGGGGCGGCATGCGCGACCTTGACCACAGCAGCCAGAACGTGCAGACCATCGTAAAGGCTTATCTTGACATGCTCCTCAATGACTTCGGCTACGCTGGATTCCGTTACGACATGGTGAAGGGATACAGCGGCAAATACACGGGTATCTACAACGATGCTACCAAACCTAACTATTCCGTAGGAGAATATTGGGATGGAAAAGTATCAGTAGTCAAGAACTGGCTCAACGCTACCAAGGTGAATGAGCAGATAACCAGTGCTGCCTTCGACTTCCCTATCCGCTACGTGGTGCGCGATGCCATCAAAGCCAACTGGTCGACCGTAAAGACCGATGGTCTGGCTAACGACCCAGCTTACAAGCAGTATGCCATCACCTTCGTAGAGAATCACGATACAGAATATCGCTCATCCAGCGAACAGCAGGACCCTATCCGCAAGGATACCCTGGCAGCCAATGCATACATCCTGGCATCTTGCGGTACCCCATGCGTATTCTACAAACACTGGATTGACTGCAAGCAGGATATCAAGGCGATGATCAACGCACGTCAGCTGGCTGGCATCACCAATACAAGCAATACCACCTTCAATGCCTTCAGGGGAGAAGGATATAACGGCATCAGGACCGTAGGCGACAAGGCAACATTGATTGCCATCGTAGGTCCTAACGCCAAGAAGTATCCAGCACCAAACACATACGCCGAACTGCTGAACGGCTACCACTACCGCTATTTCATGCCCAAGAAGGCAAACGTGGCTTGGGTGGATCTGGCTTCTGGAGATTACGAAGGCGTGATGAAGGCAAAGCTCGTGGCAGTAAGCAACGAGGATAATGCGCAGCTGGTTTATACAACCGATGGCACAGAGCCTACTGCCAGCAGCAAGAAGGCTAAGAGCGGAGAAGAGATTGAGATTCCTTTCGGCGAGACAACCCTCAAAGTGGGCTTGCTGATGAATGGTGCTGTCAGCGGCATTCTTACCCGTACCTATAAGGTAGAAAAGCCTGCAGCCTTCGAGCCATACGATATCACCGTGTATGCCAACGCCGACAAGGTGGGCTGGAAAAATGGCTTCAACTTCTGGGCTTGGTGCGAGAAACCTAATGAGAACCTGACCGTCTCTAAGACATGGCCTGGCGATAAGATTACCCAGGGCAAGGAGATCGAAGGCAAGAAATGGTATTATCAGACTTACAAGATCAAGAGCAAGGACTATAAGGTTTCATTCGTATTCAGTACAGGTACCGGAACTCCACAGACCGTAGATTTTACGGATATCAACAAGGATACCTACCTGGAGGTTCTGAATGAGAAGAACAATGAAGGTCACTATAAGATCAAGGATGTAACTGCCGATATGCCAACTACAGGCATCACCGATGCACCAGTCATCGACAAGGAAACAAGCACCAACAATGCCTGGTACACCCTAAGTGGTATGAAGATGACAAAGAAGCCATCGCAGGCTGGTATCTATATTCATCAGGGCAAAAAGGTAATTATAAAATAA
- a CDS encoding DUF5115 domain-containing protein, translated as MIKKILLGMTLLMAMVSCTEDYTDWGNPQSNPQEEAVSFGDGSVTPVDVINLANVKTEKVKVASIVAPTSSDAAYTPNYKINFDGQSFDIDADGNMATAELTSYIVDKYGKRPTKRDIDATLDAWVSNGSTAVKMATSATFQVKAIPEAPVIENGYYLVGDMFNAEGVDGWNTVSDKQAFKHSDKDVYDDPVFTITFETTKADQYWKIIPKKNIESGNIWAAGVVGPKVDGDASMTGALTNGDAKAGKIAKAGKYKLTINMMDYSYTIEEVNYDPFIYFIGSTDGWSSSDQKLALVDEAKGVYTGYVYVADPNGAGLQFKFQRVAGSWDNEINAGAFTTFSDAATNEGGNFGVNAGEGVYYFDVNLGEGTIKATKVETMGIIGGFNNWGGDAVMTWNAKEYCFEATNVGVTADGWKFRINGGWDINLGGSLNNLTAGGDNIAVAGNTIKLYPTRKKSDNIYCTVK; from the coding sequence ATGATTAAGAAAATATTATTGGGAATGACCCTGCTGATGGCTATGGTGTCTTGCACCGAAGACTACACAGATTGGGGTAACCCACAGTCAAATCCTCAGGAGGAAGCTGTATCATTCGGCGACGGTAGCGTAACTCCAGTTGATGTCATCAACTTGGCTAACGTTAAGACAGAGAAGGTAAAAGTAGCGAGCATTGTTGCTCCTACTTCTTCCGACGCAGCTTATACACCTAATTATAAGATTAACTTCGACGGTCAGTCATTCGACATTGATGCTGATGGCAACATGGCAACAGCTGAATTGACAAGCTATATCGTAGATAAGTATGGCAAGCGTCCTACAAAGCGCGACATCGATGCTACTCTTGATGCATGGGTAAGCAATGGCTCTACAGCCGTGAAGATGGCAACATCTGCAACATTCCAGGTTAAGGCTATTCCTGAGGCTCCAGTTATCGAAAACGGCTATTATCTCGTAGGCGACATGTTTAATGCCGAAGGCGTTGACGGCTGGAATACAGTTAGTGACAAGCAGGCATTCAAGCACAGCGATAAGGATGTATATGATGACCCTGTTTTCACCATCACATTCGAGACAACAAAGGCAGACCAGTACTGGAAGATCATTCCTAAGAAGAACATCGAATCTGGCAACATCTGGGCTGCCGGCGTAGTAGGTCCTAAGGTTGACGGCGACGCCAGCATGACTGGTGCGCTGACCAACGGTGACGCTAAGGCAGGTAAGATTGCTAAGGCTGGTAAGTATAAGCTCACCATCAACATGATGGACTATTCTTATACCATAGAGGAAGTAAACTACGATCCATTCATCTACTTCATCGGTAGCACAGATGGTTGGTCAAGTTCAGACCAGAAGCTCGCTCTCGTGGACGAGGCAAAGGGCGTATACACTGGTTATGTATATGTAGCCGATCCTAACGGAGCTGGTCTCCAGTTCAAGTTCCAGCGTGTAGCTGGAAGCTGGGACAACGAAATCAATGCTGGTGCATTCACCACATTCTCGGATGCTGCAACCAACGAAGGTGGAAACTTCGGTGTGAACGCTGGAGAGGGTGTCTACTACTTCGATGTTAATCTTGGAGAAGGCACCATCAAGGCAACTAAGGTTGAGACCATGGGCATCATCGGTGGCTTCAACAATTGGGGTGGCGATGCAGTCATGACTTGGAATGCTAAAGAGTATTGCTTCGAGGCAACAAATGTAGGTGTTACTGCCGATGGTTGGAAGTTCCGCATAAACGGTGGTTGGGACATCAACCTCGGTGGTAGTCTCAATAACTTGACAGCAGGTGGTGACAACATTGCTGTTGCTGGAAACACCATCAAGTTGTATCCTACAAGAAAGAAATCTGACAACATCTACTGCACAGTAAAGTAA
- a CDS encoding alpha/beta hydrolase family protein: protein MKATRIITTVLIALASLAANAQEGAWNGELNIMGTKLPLVFNFSGDGCTMDSPSQGAKGIPAEKTIKDDGTIKVSVAMIGATFEGKMENGEIKGTYTQNGFPIPLTLKPGKLVVKRLQTPVAPFPYKEENISFTNAGYTFNGTLTLPQNYSKTTPVVLMVTGSGQQNRDEELFDHKPFAVIADALARQGIASLRYDDRGWNDKNIDFGQFTTADFLQDAASALPLLRKRFNKVGILGHSEGGTIAMMLAAEGKADFIVSLAGMAISGKETLVMQNRQAISSLGLPKEMVDSYCNNISNILDEIANGKKTSEITIDGVPDNLKPILKRSLEQANSSYIRHFITIDAGKQLSKIKCPVLALNGTKDTQVDCAANTTILETGLSNCKHTIKKIDGVNHLFQHCSTGSVVEYQQIEETIAPEVLETITKWINEL, encoded by the coding sequence ATGAAAGCTACAAGAATCATCACAACAGTGCTTATTGCGCTTGCCTCACTTGCAGCCAATGCACAGGAAGGAGCATGGAACGGCGAACTAAACATAATGGGAACTAAGTTGCCTTTAGTATTCAACTTCTCTGGCGACGGCTGCACCATGGATTCGCCTTCGCAAGGTGCTAAAGGAATACCAGCCGAGAAGACTATTAAGGACGACGGTACAATAAAGGTTTCGGTTGCGATGATTGGAGCCACATTTGAAGGAAAGATGGAGAATGGCGAAATTAAAGGTACATACACCCAAAATGGTTTCCCCATACCTCTTACACTAAAGCCCGGCAAACTTGTAGTTAAACGTCTGCAAACTCCGGTTGCTCCATTTCCATATAAGGAAGAGAACATAAGCTTCACAAATGCAGGATACACTTTCAACGGAACCCTCACCCTACCACAAAACTATTCTAAGACAACTCCCGTAGTGCTGATGGTTACTGGTAGCGGACAGCAGAACCGCGACGAAGAACTGTTCGATCATAAACCCTTTGCCGTAATTGCAGATGCATTAGCCCGTCAAGGCATTGCTTCCTTACGTTATGACGACCGTGGATGGAATGACAAGAATATTGATTTCGGTCAATTCACAACAGCCGATTTCCTCCAAGATGCCGCATCTGCCTTACCTTTATTGCGCAAGCGTTTCAACAAGGTTGGAATATTAGGACATAGCGAGGGCGGCACAATAGCCATGATGCTTGCAGCTGAAGGCAAAGCCGACTTCATTGTGTCGCTCGCTGGCATGGCAATATCTGGCAAAGAAACTCTCGTGATGCAGAACCGTCAGGCAATATCATCCTTAGGCCTGCCTAAGGAGATGGTGGATTCCTACTGCAATAACATATCAAATATTCTCGACGAGATTGCAAATGGCAAGAAGACAAGTGAGATAACCATCGACGGAGTGCCAGACAACTTAAAGCCTATCCTAAAAAGATCATTAGAGCAAGCCAACTCGTCATACATACGCCATTTCATAACTATAGATGCTGGCAAGCAGTTGTCCAAGATTAAATGCCCAGTGTTGGCACTTAACGGCACAAAAGACACTCAAGTGGACTGCGCCGCCAATACAACTATACTTGAAACTGGACTCTCCAACTGCAAGCACACTATAAAGAAGATTGATGGTGTAAACCATCTGTTCCAGCATTGCTCAACTGGCAGCGTTGTGGAATATCAGCAAATAGAAGAAACTATTGCTCCAGAAGTGCTGGAGACAATAACCAAGTGGATTAACGAACTGTAA
- a CDS encoding Rpn family recombination-promoting nuclease/putative transposase — translation MARFIDPRVDWAFKRIFGSEDTKECLITFLNGLFEDELIIKDVTFAKTEKLGLRPDDRGVVFDVYCITNEGKHVIVEMQKKEQEYFADRALYYTARAIVQQGVRGIWDYHLAPVYTVCFMDFVSDSPMLKEFRTDLVLTDLQTRQRVSDRMRIVYLQLPLFDKHTEAECMDIFDCWIYIVKNMNMFEQMPFSEKYPVFRKLAEIGDLRKLTREELELYDEDIKNMRDIYATRKFDEKKGMEKGMAKEKIATARRLLSMDLSDEQVATATELPLEEIQKLKEQA, via the coding sequence ATGGCAAGATTTATAGACCCACGTGTTGATTGGGCTTTCAAGAGAATATTTGGAAGCGAGGACACGAAAGAATGTCTGATAACATTCCTCAACGGACTGTTTGAAGACGAGTTGATAATCAAGGACGTGACGTTTGCCAAGACCGAAAAACTTGGCTTGCGCCCCGATGATCGAGGTGTGGTCTTCGATGTCTATTGTATCACAAACGAAGGCAAGCATGTCATCGTAGAAATGCAGAAAAAAGAGCAGGAATACTTTGCCGACCGGGCTTTGTATTACACGGCACGTGCCATTGTGCAGCAAGGCGTTCGTGGAATCTGGGACTATCACTTGGCCCCTGTCTATACGGTGTGCTTCATGGACTTTGTATCAGACAGTCCTATGCTAAAGGAGTTTCGCACCGACTTGGTGCTCACCGACTTACAGACACGCCAGCGAGTGTCCGACAGAATGCGTATTGTGTACCTCCAGTTGCCTTTGTTCGACAAGCATACGGAGGCAGAGTGTATGGATATATTTGATTGTTGGATTTATATAGTGAAGAATATGAATATGTTTGAGCAGATGCCATTCAGCGAGAAGTATCCAGTCTTCCGCAAATTGGCTGAAATAGGCGACCTCCGCAAGCTTACCCGTGAAGAACTTGAGCTTTATGACGAGGACATCAAGAATATGCGTGATATATATGCCACCAGAAAGTTTGACGAAAAGAAAGGAATGGAAAAAGGAATGGCGAAAGAAAAGATAGCCACAGCTCGCCGCCTCCTGTCAATGGACCTTTCTGATGAGCAAGTAGCAACAGCTACCGAGCTTCCGCTGGAGGAAATCCAGAAATTGAAGGAACAAGCCTGA